The genomic window AAAATGAAAGTTTGGATTTTCATTTTTTTCTTATTAAAGAGTATTTTGGTTCCAAATATATTCAGAATAATTTAACTGACAATAAGATATAAAATATCCTGATAACTTTAAAACGAGAGTCCAGACACCTATGGTTTGAAAAGCAAAGGCAATATGTCCTCTACTTTACCCGCTCCAACTACTTGTATATTCCATTTTTCAGTCTTTAATCCTTTCAAATTATACTTTGAAATGATCATTTGACGAAATCCTAGCTTCTCAGCTTCCGAAATTCGTTGTTCAATCCTGTTAACGGGGCGGATTTCCCCGGATAAACCAACTTCTGCTGAGAAACAAATGTGGCGATTAAGTGGAATATCTTCACTTGATGAAAGTATAGCACTGATAATTGCAAGGTCTATAGCCGGATCATCAACCCTGATACCTCCTGCAATATTCAGAAATACATCTTTTGTTCCGAGCCTGAAACCACAGCGTTTTTCTAAAACAGCCAACAACATATTCAACCTTCGGGTGTCAAAACCGGTACAACTCCGTTGTGGCGTTCCATAAGCTGCTGTGCTAACAAGGGCCTGGGCTTCAATCAACATAGGTCGGATACCTTCAATTGTTGAAGCTACTGCCACTCCGCTTACTTCCTCATCACGCTGTGAAAGCAAAATTTCAGAAGGGTTTGTTACTTCTCTCAACCCTGTATCTCTCATTTCAAAAATGCCTAATTCCGAGGCAGATCCAAAACGATTTTTAATAGCTCTTAAAATGCGATAGCCATAATTCCTGTCACCTTCAAATTGAAGAACAGTATCAACCATATGCTCCAGGATCTTTGGTCCGGCAAGGTTTCCATCCTTAGTAATATGCCCTACCAGGAATACCGGCACCCCGGTCGTTTTGGCATAACGCTGCATTTCAGCAGCAGTTTCCCTGATTTGAGAAATACTCCCCGCTGAGGATTCTATAATATTGGTCTGTAAAGTCTGAATGGAATCAATCACTACCAGCCCGGGCTGTACGGCTTCAAAATGCTGGAAAATGGATTGGGTATTCGTTTCTGTAAGAATAAGACAATCAGGCTCTTTATAACCGATTCTATCAGCTCTCATCCTGATCTGTTGATCACTTTCTTCTCCCGAGATATATAAGACCTTTCTCCCTTTCATCTGCAAGGCTACCTGCAACATCAAAGTCGACTTTCCAATTCCGGGTTCTCCTCCAACAAGAATGAGAGAGCCTTCTACTAATCCCCCTCCTAATACACGGTCTAGCTCAATACTGCCAGTGGAAGTACGGTGTTCATTCCCCTGTTCAATTTCCAGGATCCTTTTAGGTTTACTATCTGCCTGGCGGAAATTACCATTTCCTTTGACTGCCGATTCAGCTCTTTGCAGTACCTCTTCTACAAAAGTATTCCACTCCCCGCACGAAGGGCACTTCCCCAGCCATTTGGGCGCCTGTGCTCCACAGTTCTGACAGAAAAAACTCGTTTTAACCTTAGCCATTGGGTAAAATTAGATAAACTTAATGATAGTTTAAAAAAATTCAGCCTGGACTTCAATAGCCATCGTTATAAGTGTTCAATTATGCATTGAAAGAGGCATCAAGCAGGTTCTTGAATATAATATGATATTTGAAATTTGGAATTTGGTCCGCCAGCCGGCGGATGGTTCTTTTATTAGAATTCATTCCTGATTCGCCTCTCAATAGCAGAGGTCGAATAACCATCAATATAATCCAATGTTACGATTTCACCGCCTTTTGAATTCACAACATCATAACCTACAATATCCTCAGGCTTGTAATCGGCTCCTTTAACAAGTACATCAGGGCTAATAGTCTTGATGAGTTCATAGGGGGTGTCTTCACCAAAGTAAACTACTGCATCAACAAAACGCATTGAAGCCAAAGTCATAGCTCTTGACACTTCATCCTGTATAGGCCGGCCGGCACCTTTTAATTTTCTGACGGAATCATCAGTGTTCAAACCGATGATGAGGATATCACCTAATTCTGACGCTTTAGCCAGGTAATCAATGTGACCAAGATGGAGAATATCAAAACACCCATTGGTGAATACAATTTTCTTGCTTTTGAATCTCCAAATGGATAACAATCTCAGGAATGACTCATCCTGACGGCTATATATATTAGCTGTGATGGTTTCTATTTTACCCATTATTTTTCTTTTTAGCCAGAATAGGAAGTAATATTAAAGATAGACTGCCAAGGATGATAACGGTAAGCGTTTGCGAACTCCAGATCAGCCAACCCAGTGCATATCCTTTTGTTGACTCAACTGAATAAAGGAACAAGGTCTCTGCAACAATTGCAGGATAAATCCCTATTCCTCCCTGAACCAGCATGATTCCTATAGTCCCAAATACCAGGGTAGCCAAACCTGCATCAATTCCAAGGTGTGAGGATTCTGGAAAACTGAAGAATACAAAATAAGCCATTAAGAGGTATAGTACCCAAATCGCTAAAGAGTAAAAAACAAATAGCCAGATACGCTTTATTTTGGTTAGCGATTTTATTCCTTCCAGGAATCCAGTAAACAATCCCTTAATTTTAATATAAAACGAATGGTTTACTATCCGTTTCCTGAATATAAGAAATAGGAGGCCAAAAACCGCAAAGAGCGATATAATCAGGATACTGAAGCTCCCCGAAAGATTCATTCCCAGGTGAAACTTCTGTTGAAGTGGAACATAAATCTTCTCATTGATGTAGACCGACAATTTGCCAAATTGCAAGGCAAGGTTCAGGAAAAACAGGAAAATAAACATGAGCAGATCAAGAGCCCGTTCAGTAATGACTGTGCCAAATGATTTGTTAAAAGGGACATTCTCGTACCTGGTCAGGACAGTACAACGGCTTACTTCACCTAAACGGGGTAAGGCCAGGTTGGCAATATACCCGATCATGACCGCAAAAAAAGTATTCATCGTTCCGGGACGGTATCCAAGCGGCTCAATCAGCATTTTCCATCTCAAAGTCCTGAAATAATGTGACAGCACTCCCAAAACGATAGCAAAACCAATCCACCAGTAGTTAGCCTTCCCAAAGGAACTTAAAATCTCAGTTTTTTGCTCAGGGGATAGGTTTCTGAGAAATAGCCAGATAAAGAAAATCCCGATTCCGAAAAATAGTGTGAATCGGGCTATGGCAACCAACTTACTTTTCAAGTGGAATTATCTTTTTTTATTGTTTGAATCTGGAAATACAATAGAAGGCTTGAATTTTTTTGCCTCCTCAAAATCCATATGTGCAAAAGCAGCTATAATTACCAGGTCTCCAGGGTGAGCCTTACGAGCTGCAGCACCATTCAGAGAAATTACTCCGGTGCCCCTTTCGCCTTTAATTACATAAGTCTCGAGGCGTTCTCCATTATTGATATTCACTACCTGGACCTTCTCAAATTCAATCAGGTTGGCAGCTTCCATCAGGTCCTCATCAATCGAAATGGAACCAATATAATTCAAGTTGGCCTGCGTAATAGTAGCCCTATGTATTTTTGATTTTAAGATCTCAATTGTCATGCTGCAAAATTACAAATTATTTCTACTAATTGATCAGTAGTTTATAATGGTCATTATATCAGGGTATTGTGATAAAATTTGTGTAAAATGCTATCGTATTAATCCTAATAAAGCCGGATATTATCAATCAACCGGACTTCCCCAAGATATACTGCAACACATACTACTGCATGCTGAACTTCTTCCCATTCACTGAAAGGCAATAATGTTTCTGCATCAACTACACTCACATACTCAACTTTAAGCTCCGGAAATTGTTCAATTTCTCCGATAATCATCTTCTCCAGGCCTTCAGGAGTAAACCATTGGTGATTTTCCAATGCTTTTAACAATGAACGATAGATTGCAGGTGCTATGTTTCTTTCCGTTTCATTTAGTCGCTGATTTCTTGAACTCATGGCCAGTCCGTCCTCTTCACGAACAGTAGCACAAGGAATGATGATAACCGGAATATTTTGCTGTTTAACCATGTGCTTGATAATGGCCAATTGCTGGAAATCTTTCTCACCAAAATAGGCCTTATCAGGTTGGATGATCTCAAACAATTTTTTTACAACTATACCAACACCCCTGAAATGCCCGGGACGAAATTTTCCTTCCATCACATCTTCTAATCCACCAAACTCCATCTCTGTTAAATCAGGCTCAGGATACATCTCTTCTGCCGAAGGTGCAAATACCATCGTGCATGGAGTATTCCCCAACTTTGCTATGTCTGAATCCAGCGTCCTTGGATACTTTTTTAAATCTTCTGGATTGTTGAACTGAATGGGATTGACGAAGATGCAGACAATTACCTCTAAATTCTCCCTACCAGCCGCTCGCACCAACTCAAGATGCCCTTCATGCAAGGCACCCATAGTTGGCACAAAGCCAATACTCTTGCCGCTTCTCCTGACCTCAGCCAGGTATTTACTAACATCCGCAATGGTATGTAATAATATGTTCATTGGAAAGTCCGTTCCGCATGCAGAACACTCCTTTGAATGAAATGTTCTGATACAGTTTGTTAGATGATTTACTTCTTAGATTTGGAAATAATTTTGAGAATATCCTTTTCCAGGATATCTGAAGGCACTTCCACAATCCTTCCTAATTCACGTTTCTTCTTGTAGAAAATAAAAGTGGGAACCCTCTCAATCTTTAAATCTGATAAACCTTTCACTTCCGCCTTCTTCTGGTGATCTACGCATATCAGGGTAAGGTTCTTTTCATCAAAATGTGCCTGGTCCAGAACTTTATAAAACCTGGGTACCCAATCACGGCTATCACCACACCAGGTCGCCATAACTACCTTGATTTTTATTTTCTTCAATTTCTTTTCCAGTAATTTCATGGTCTCAGCATCTGGAATATAAAGCGGGTATTCTGCCTTGTAAGCTGAATCGAAATTACTTTGAATTGTATTGAAACCACTTCGGTCGCAAATACCAATCAACATTTCATTATTCCTCTTTTCATCAAAAGCTTTCTTGTTCAACTCCTGTGCTGTCAGAAATAGAGGGAATATCAGGATCAAAGTGAAAAGTGCATTTTTCATTATTTGGATTTTTAGTGTTTATAGGTTTACCATATTGTTTCTTATGGCAAATTTTACAAGGTCAACAGATGATTTCAACTCCAGTCGCTGCATAATATGGTTTTTATGCGACTCAACTGTTCGAATACTTATGAATAATTTGTCTGCAATCTCTTGATTAGAAAAACCTTCTGCAAAAAGACGCAATACTTCCAATTCCCGCTTCGATAGCTGATTTTCTTTATTGTTATCGTCTTCAGGCCCCGACTTGGCTTTCTTAATGTAACTCTTGAGAATCACATTGGAGATAGATTCTGCATAATACTCCGATCCCTGGTTGATTGCCCTGATGGCATCAATGAGTTCTTTCCGGGAGGTGTTTTTTGGAAGATATCCTTTTGCCCCTGCATTAATGGCATTGAAAATAAATTCTTCAGAAGTATACATCGAAAGAATTAACACCTGGACAGAAGGATATTGAAAACGGATTTTCCGGGTAAGTTCAATGCCGGATAATCCGGGCATGGCGATGTCAAGTATTGCAACATCAGGAAGAGCTTGCTCTATCAATTGTAAACATTCAGTCGCATCAGAAGCCTCTCCGATAATCTCAAAAAATGATTCACCATTTAATAGGTTGGCTATGCCGGTCCTTACCAATTGATGATCATCAGCCAGGATGATTTTTATTCTTTCCATTTCCTGTTATGTAAGGAATGCTGACTTGCAAAGTTGTTCCAGCATCAGGCTGGCTCCTAATCTCGAACGTGCCATTCAATAAAGAAGCACGTTCCCTGATGTTTTGCAATCCATTCCTGTGTGCAAATCTTACGGGGTCAAAGATAAAACCTTTTCCATTGTCAGAAACAATCAGGCTTACCTCATTTCCGTTTCTTAGCAGTTTGATACTCATGCTGCTGGCCCTGGCATGTTTGATGATGTTTGAAATAGCCTCTTGAGTGATCCTGTATAAATAGGTTTTCGACTTATCATCCAATCGATCTACCGAGCCCGTATTTTCAAATGAAAACAATAACCCGGCTGTTGTGGCCATCTCTTCACACCGTGTTCGCAATGCTGTAATCAATCCAAATTCATTCAATGCAGCCGGCAACAAAGCATTTGTGACTCTGCGAATCTCATCTATGGTCTGATCAATCATTCCTTTCGCTACATCAATGGAGGCTCTCATCTGGGAAGGGGTTAGCTCACCCGCACTTTCAAGCTGCAATTTTACAGCTATCAGCGACTGCCCAATACCGTCATGCAACTCTCTCGAAAGTCGATGCCTTTCTTGATCCTGACCATCAATCACTGACCTTAACCTGCTTATCCTCTCAGCTTTTAACTCCTCTTGCTGTGAATTCATCTGCATCGAGATGTCCTCAAGAGAACCCAGAAATATCCCACATAAATGACTTCTTTTAAAGTTCTTATTTCTAAAGGTCTTTC from Bacteroidales bacterium includes these protein-coding regions:
- a CDS encoding response regulator transcription factor encodes the protein MERIKIILADDHQLVRTGIANLLNGESFFEIIGEASDATECLQLIEQALPDVAILDIAMPGLSGIELTRKIRFQYPSVQVLILSMYTSEEFIFNAINAGAKGYLPKNTSRKELIDAIRAINQGSEYYAESISNVILKSYIKKAKSGPEDDNNKENQLSKRELEVLRLFAEGFSNQEIADKLFISIRTVESHKNHIMQRLELKSSVDLVKFAIRNNMVNL
- the rfaE2 gene encoding D-glycero-beta-D-manno-heptose 1-phosphate adenylyltransferase, giving the protein MGKIETITANIYSRQDESFLRLLSIWRFKSKKIVFTNGCFDILHLGHIDYLAKASELGDILIIGLNTDDSVRKLKGAGRPIQDEVSRAMTLASMRFVDAVVYFGEDTPYELIKTISPDVLVKGADYKPEDIVGYDVVNSKGGEIVTLDYIDGYSTSAIERRIRNEF
- a CDS encoding flippase-like domain-containing protein; protein product: MKSKLVAIARFTLFFGIGIFFIWLFLRNLSPEQKTEILSSFGKANYWWIGFAIVLGVLSHYFRTLRWKMLIEPLGYRPGTMNTFFAVMIGYIANLALPRLGEVSRCTVLTRYENVPFNKSFGTVITERALDLLMFIFLFFLNLALQFGKLSVYINEKIYVPLQQKFHLGMNLSGSFSILIISLFAVFGLLFLIFRKRIVNHSFYIKIKGLFTGFLEGIKSLTKIKRIWLFVFYSLAIWVLYLLMAYFVFFSFPESSHLGIDAGLATLVFGTIGIMLVQGGIGIYPAIVAETLFLYSVESTKGYALGWLIWSSQTLTVIILGSLSLILLPILAKKKNNG
- the radA gene encoding DNA repair protein RadA, with product MAKVKTSFFCQNCGAQAPKWLGKCPSCGEWNTFVEEVLQRAESAVKGNGNFRQADSKPKRILEIEQGNEHRTSTGSIELDRVLGGGLVEGSLILVGGEPGIGKSTLMLQVALQMKGRKVLYISGEESDQQIRMRADRIGYKEPDCLILTETNTQSIFQHFEAVQPGLVVIDSIQTLQTNIIESSAGSISQIRETAAEMQRYAKTTGVPVFLVGHITKDGNLAGPKILEHMVDTVLQFEGDRNYGYRILRAIKNRFGSASELGIFEMRDTGLREVTNPSEILLSQRDEEVSGVAVASTIEGIRPMLIEAQALVSTAAYGTPQRSCTGFDTRRLNMLLAVLEKRCGFRLGTKDVFLNIAGGIRVDDPAIDLAIISAILSSSEDIPLNRHICFSAEVGLSGEIRPVNRIEQRISEAEKLGFRQMIISKYNLKGLKTEKWNIQVVGAGKVEDILPLLFKP
- a CDS encoding thioredoxin family protein, giving the protein MKNALFTLILIFPLFLTAQELNKKAFDEKRNNEMLIGICDRSGFNTIQSNFDSAYKAEYPLYIPDAETMKLLEKKLKKIKIKVVMATWCGDSRDWVPRFYKVLDQAHFDEKNLTLICVDHQKKAEVKGLSDLKIERVPTFIFYKKKRELGRIVEVPSDILEKDILKIISKSKK
- a CDS encoding sensor histidine kinase, encoding MKNRFIKQIIFLFVLPTTLLFSIFFLLVFGLGPNFPVITPLLIMFIMWSSWVIYATRKVADSLRDLEQALLMLREGKTFRNKNFKRSHLCGIFLGSLEDISMQMNSQQEELKAERISRLRSVIDGQDQERHRLSRELHDGIGQSLIAVKLQLESAGELTPSQMRASIDVAKGMIDQTIDEIRRVTNALLPAALNEFGLITALRTRCEEMATTAGLLFSFENTGSVDRLDDKSKTYLYRITQEAISNIIKHARASSMSIKLLRNGNEVSLIVSDNGKGFIFDPVRFAHRNGLQNIRERASLLNGTFEIRSQPDAGTTLQVSIPYITGNGKNKNHPG
- a CDS encoding aspartate 1-decarboxylase; this encodes MTIEILKSKIHRATITQANLNYIGSISIDEDLMEAANLIEFEKVQVVNINNGERLETYVIKGERGTGVISLNGAAARKAHPGDLVIIAAFAHMDFEEAKKFKPSIVFPDSNNKKR
- a CDS encoding pantoate--beta-alanine ligase; translated protein: MNILLHTIADVSKYLAEVRRSGKSIGFVPTMGALHEGHLELVRAAGRENLEVIVCIFVNPIQFNNPEDLKKYPRTLDSDIAKLGNTPCTMVFAPSAEEMYPEPDLTEMEFGGLEDVMEGKFRPGHFRGVGIVVKKLFEIIQPDKAYFGEKDFQQLAIIKHMVKQQNIPVIIIPCATVREEDGLAMSSRNQRLNETERNIAPAIYRSLLKALENHQWFTPEGLEKMIIGEIEQFPELKVEYVSVVDAETLLPFSEWEEVQHAVVCVAVYLGEVRLIDNIRLY